A single Acyrthosiphon pisum isolate AL4f unplaced genomic scaffold, pea_aphid_22Mar2018_4r6ur Scaffold_20930;HRSCAF=22562, whole genome shotgun sequence DNA region contains:
- the LOC100168448 gene encoding glyceraldehyde-3-phosphate dehydrogenase 2-like, whose amino-acid sequence MSNIGINGFGRIGRMVLRALLEKGSNVVAINDPFIGIEYMVYLFKYDSTRGRFKGEVSVDRDVLIVNGNKIKVFSERDPKAIQWRSAGADYIVESTGMFTTIEKASAHLEGGAKKVIISAPSTDAPMFVVGVNLDAYNPSLKVVSITSCTTNCLTPLAKVIHDNFGIVEGLMTIHATTAHQKTVDGVSGKTWRSSRSATQNIIPAICPGAIRVDGKIIPDLNGKLTGMAFRVPVANVSVVELTVRLSKPTSYQDIKDKVKEAAEGPLKGILGYTEDEVVSSDFIGYSSIFDAKAGISLNDQFFKLISWFDKEYGYSNRVVDLIKYMQSKD is encoded by the exons ATGTCAAACATTGGTATCAACGGATTTGGCCGCATCGGCCGAATGGTGTTGAGAGCTTTGTTGGAAAAAGGCTCCAATGTTGTAGCCATCAACGATCCGTTCATCGGTATCGAATATATGGTATACTTGTTCAAGTATGATTCCACTCGCGGACGTTTCAAAGGCGAAGTTTCTGTTGACAGAGACGTTCTTATTGTCAATG GAAACAAGATAAAGGTGTTCTCTGAACGGGACCCAAAGGCCATCCAATGGAGATCTGCTGGTGCTGATTATATAGTAGAATCCACAGGTATGTTCACCACCATTGAAAAAGCCTCAGCTCACTTGGAAGGTGGAGCCAAGAAAGTTATCATCTCAGCACCAAGTACTGATGCACCAATGTTTGTTGTTGGTGTTAACTTGGATGCATACAATCCATCGCTCAAAGTTGTATCTATCACTTCATGCACTACTAACTGCTTGACTCCATTAGCAAAGGTTATTCATGACAACTTTGGAATTGTTGAAGGTCTTATGACTATTCACGCTACCACAGCCCACCAAAAAACTGTTGATGGAGTGTCTGGAAAA acatggCGATCTAGCAGAAGTGCTACCCAAAACATCATTCCTGCTATATGTCCTGGAGCAATCAGGGTTGATGGTAAGATTATCCCAGATCTTAATGGAAAATTAACTGGAATGGCTTTCAGAGTACCAGTTGCTAATGTGTCTGTTGTTGAATTGACTGTAAG ACTTTCAAAACCAACATCTTACCAAGATATCAAAGATAAAGTCAAGGAAGCCGCTGAAGGACCATTGAAAGGAATTTTGGGTTACACTGAAGACGAAGTTGTGTCATCTGACTTTATTGGTTATTCATCAATCTTTGATGCTAAAGCAGGAATTTCATTAAATGACCAATTTTTCAAACTTATCTCATG GTTCGACAAAGAATATGGTTATTCCAACCGTGTTGTGGACTTGATCAAGTACATGCAGTCTAAAGATTAA